Proteins from a single region of Congzhengia minquanensis:
- a CDS encoding RNA polymerase sigma factor: MEDETIIGLYLKRDEEAIHASSLKYGALLKSVAYRILNNSADAEECENDAYFAAWNAIPPAQPKSLAAFLGRIVRNHALNRYDYYTADKRNRAFDLILSELSECIPARDTAEGSLEEGETAEHINRFLKHADSAKRAVFVRRYWYSDTIKDIALRYHFSESKVKSMLMRTRSGLKKYLEKEGVTL, encoded by the coding sequence GAAACGGGACGAGGAGGCAATTCATGCGTCGTCGTTAAAATATGGAGCGCTGCTGAAATCGGTTGCATACCGCATTTTAAACAATTCTGCCGACGCAGAGGAATGTGAAAACGACGCATATTTTGCGGCGTGGAACGCAATACCGCCGGCACAGCCAAAGTCGCTTGCGGCATTTTTAGGCCGCATTGTGCGAAACCATGCATTAAACAGGTATGACTATTACACGGCAGACAAGCGAAACCGTGCTTTCGACCTGATTTTGTCCGAGCTTTCGGAATGTATCCCTGCGCGGGATACGGCGGAGGGCAGCCTTGAAGAGGGAGAAACGGCCGAACACATAAACAGGTTTTTAAAACATGCCGACAGCGCAAAGCGGGCTGTGTTTGTCAGAAGATATTGGTATTCCGATACCATAAAAGATATCGCTTTAAGATACCATTTCAGTGAAAGCAAGGTTAAGTCCATGCTCATGCGCACGCGCAGCGGGCTAAAAAAATATTTAGAAAAGGAAGGCGTTACACTGTGA